The Pseudomonas sp. MH9.2 genomic interval CGCACTGATTGCCCACGCACAACATCAATCAATCAATGCCCTGTTGATCAACGAACTGAGCTGTTTGCCTGCCAACAGTGTGTGCATCACGTTCAGCAGAGAAGCAACCGAATCGCTGCAACAGCTGGCGGCCCACTGCCAGTCAGGGCAAACGCTGTATACCCAGGCTCACGCATTCGACCCATCGCTGAAAAGCGGGATCTACACCCTCGACCTGATCTGTTCCTGCGACTATCGTCTGGCCATGCGCAAGCAGGAGCAACTGCTGTCGCTGCTCGATGAGCATCACGTGTTGCGCCTTTCCGGGGACAACACACTCGGTACATTGCGCATCGTCAATGAGGCTGCGCCCTACGCGATGATCGAGGAAGACATTCAGGCGTCCAAGGGCTTTTATATATTCCCGCTGGCTGAGTTGCTGGAAGTCCATTACACCCATATGGACCCGGATGAACCCCGGACCTTCACCCTTGATGGCGAATTTAACGTCTCCGGCATCCTCTACGCCCGCGGCTATCCTGATCCGTCTATTGCGCCCCGATTGATCGAATCGTTGGCCAGCCTGGCCCAGGCTGTCGCTGCCCATGGCGCCACGGCGATCATCGTCGACAGTCAGGTCAGGTCCTTTACCGTCAACGCTCGCGACTACTGTACATTGCTGACCGGAGCCACCGGCCCCCGGGGGCTGCACTTGACCGAGTGTGCATTCGGGGTCAATGCCAGCATTGCCGACAAGATCGACTACCGCATCAATTCCCAACTCAACGAAGGTATCGAAGGCCTGCACATCGCTGTGGGGGACGGCCGTCAGGGCTATCACATCGACATGCTGATGCCGGGTGTGGTCGCCACGCCCTTGGGCTGAGTCATTTAATAATGCCTTGGCAAAGCGCCTCCCCCACCGCCTGCGCTCGATTGGAAACGCCTAACTTGGAATAAATACTTTTGAAGTGGTACTTCACCGTGGCTTCGGAAATAGCACGGATAACGCTGATCTCCCACGCTGTCTTGCCTGCGCGAGCCCACTTGAGCACTTCCAGTTCTTTTTCGGTGAGCGCCTTGGCATGCAGTTTTCGGCCTTTGCCGGCCATATGCAGAATAGGGACAAGATTGCTCAACAGGTACTTGTCTCTATCGTTGAGCGTACGGCTCATCGCATTGAGTGAACACACGGTAACAACACCTTGCTGGACGCTAGCCTCGTTGGAATAGCCGTAGGAGGCGCCGGGCATCAGTCGGTAATCCTGAACCACCTCTTTGTAGGTCGGCGTCGGTGGATGACGTTCGAACGCTTTGTCCCAGTCCATGAACCCCAAGTGCTCGCGATAACTGCGGATCACTGGATCATCCATCATCAATCGACCATGACGGTAGAGGTCGCTCCAGACACCGTCCACATTAGAGGTAATGCAAGTCAGCAATACGGTCCCTTTGAACTGATACAGCATGGCCCGCTCACAACAGCATTGGCATCTTAACCACCCCAAGG includes:
- a CDS encoding helix-turn-helix transcriptional regulator, yielding MGSAVSVNADLTQLIQQMVVSITELNGDKAIENALGWLRCQCCCERAMLYQFKGTVLLTCITSNVDGVWSDLYRHGRLMMDDPVIRSYREHLGFMDWDKAFERHPPTPTYKEVVQDYRLMPGASYGYSNEASVQQGVVTVCSLNAMSRTLNDRDKYLLSNLVPILHMAGKGRKLHAKALTEKELEVLKWARAGKTAWEISVIRAISEATVKYHFKSIYSKLGVSNRAQAVGEALCQGIIK